A genome region from Schaalia sp. 19OD2882 includes the following:
- the purB gene encoding adenylosuccinate lyase translates to MSASPLFSATAGWTDLAQGGEPLSPLDGRYRPAAAPLSNHLSEAALNRARVHVEVEWLIHLLDHQVLPGAPTLTEAEREHLRALPRRFGPAQIARLAEHEAVTRHDVKAVEYLVGEHLEAAAAELGPTSSLPGLREVVHIFCTSEDINNLSYALVIKAAVEQVWVPAAEELLARLVRLAREGAAVPMLAHTHGQPATPVTIGKEMAVVAHRLRRQIRRIQGTEYLGKINGATGNWAAHVVSVPGADWPAIARSFVEGLGLTWNPLTTQIESHDWQAELYADVARFNRIAHNLATDCWTYISMGYFHQNLAAQGSTGSSTMPHKVNPIRFENAEANLEVSCALLDSLGATLVTSRMQRDLTDSTTQRNIGVAFGHSLLALDNLGRGLDGIDIDAERMAADLEANWAVLGEAVQQAMRAAAIAGATGMASPYERLKELTRGHEVGRAEMREFIRSLGLPVEVEARLVELTPATYIGLSERIAAWAEATQD, encoded by the coding sequence ATGAGCGCTTCCCCCCTGTTCTCCGCGACTGCCGGCTGGACCGACCTCGCCCAGGGCGGCGAGCCCCTTTCCCCCCTCGACGGCCGCTATCGCCCTGCCGCCGCTCCCCTGTCCAACCACCTGTCGGAGGCCGCACTCAACCGCGCGCGCGTGCACGTCGAAGTCGAATGGCTGATCCACCTGCTCGACCACCAGGTACTGCCCGGAGCGCCCACACTGACCGAGGCCGAACGCGAGCACCTGCGCGCCCTGCCCCGCCGCTTCGGCCCCGCCCAGATCGCGCGCCTGGCCGAACACGAGGCCGTCACCCGCCACGACGTCAAAGCCGTCGAGTACCTGGTCGGCGAACACCTCGAGGCAGCCGCCGCCGAACTGGGCCCGACCTCGTCCCTGCCGGGCCTGCGAGAGGTCGTCCACATCTTCTGCACCTCGGAGGACATCAACAATCTCTCCTACGCCCTTGTCATCAAGGCCGCCGTGGAGCAGGTCTGGGTGCCGGCCGCCGAGGAACTGCTTGCCCGCCTTGTCCGCCTGGCGCGCGAGGGAGCTGCCGTCCCGATGCTCGCCCACACGCACGGCCAACCCGCCACGCCGGTGACCATCGGCAAGGAGATGGCCGTCGTCGCCCACCGCCTGCGCCGCCAGATCCGACGCATCCAGGGCACCGAGTACTTGGGCAAGATCAACGGCGCCACAGGAAACTGGGCGGCGCACGTCGTGTCGGTGCCCGGCGCCGACTGGCCGGCGATCGCCCGCAGCTTCGTCGAAGGACTGGGCCTGACGTGGAACCCGCTGACCACGCAGATCGAATCCCACGACTGGCAGGCCGAGCTCTACGCGGACGTCGCCCGCTTCAACCGCATCGCCCACAACCTGGCCACCGACTGCTGGACGTACATCTCAATGGGCTACTTCCACCAGAATCTGGCTGCGCAGGGGTCGACCGGCTCGTCGACCATGCCGCACAAGGTCAACCCGATCCGCTTCGAGAACGCCGAGGCCAACCTGGAGGTCTCCTGCGCGCTGCTCGACAGCCTGGGGGCAACGTTGGTCACCTCGCGCATGCAGCGCGACCTCACCGATTCGACGACCCAACGCAACATCGGCGTGGCCTTCGGGCATTCGCTGCTGGCCCTGGACAATCTGGGGCGCGGCCTGGACGGGATCGACATCGACGCGGAGCGCATGGCGGCCGACCTGGAGGCCAACTGGGCGGTCCTTGGCGAGGCCGTCCAGCAGGCCATGCGCGCCGCCGCCATCGCCGGAGCCACCGGCATGGCCAGCCCCTACGAGCGCCTCAAGGAGCTCACCCGCGGGCACGAGGTCGGCCGGGCCGAGATGCGTGAATTCATCCGCAGCCTGGGCCTGCCGGTCGAGGTCGAAGCGCGCCTGGTCGAACTGACCCCGGCGACCTACATCGGCCTTTCCGAGCGGATCGCCGCCTGGGCGGAGGCGACGCAGGACTGA
- a CDS encoding HAD family acid phosphatase: MAILLVGALVPALVIVPGRADAAGAKSCPAGYHYDASKDTSGTDGAGKARPTPNPTPSPAPSPNPGPKPDPKPSPDPTPVPPPPSARSDADESWMTPRTRFVINADGSTGLSASGEDLVNWDIAKKTIRAYANATKDGIADKADSPYIRDVTAITTAKAPQIADACRSALAAGKKPAAVFDADDTTLWTYDMEDASMHFAFTAAKQQAWFDANEMPATPGMVDLVKQVKQAGCEIIGLTGRNDAQKAYTVANLEHAGYVNADGSPIFTADKYFTKFLKMAPMPEYLVRQGRCDIAANKCTTVQFKAGTRQHIQEDLGYTIVGNFGDQWSDLQGGQADAWVKLPNSSYYLPSPDLPDWGEADTAAGMAPSTYEWEVQPDGSSGARVGVTDAQVPNMDIVKASIRTYYAATMDEELGQYVSNKTDSPYIRELLAITGKAKTEVVANCKAAVARGERPAITLDADDTTLWTYDMEEWLEFNFSAAKQTEYLKTDYHALPATPGMVDLVTAAKGAGCEIIGLTGRSDDLKEVTQRNLVEVGYPAIDPSLYFTKKSSKAAELPAWVSCAGEKCSTVEFKSSVRKHIEKDLGYRIVGNFGDQYSDLIGGYSDVAYKLPNPTYYLP, encoded by the coding sequence ATGGCGATCCTCCTTGTGGGTGCCCTCGTGCCCGCGCTCGTCATTGTTCCCGGGCGCGCCGATGCTGCCGGGGCCAAATCCTGCCCTGCGGGATACCACTACGACGCGTCCAAGGACACCTCCGGGACCGATGGTGCCGGAAAGGCCCGGCCAACACCGAACCCGACGCCTTCCCCCGCTCCCTCGCCGAACCCGGGTCCCAAGCCCGATCCGAAGCCCTCGCCGGACCCCACTCCTGTCCCGCCCCCGCCATCCGCGCGTTCGGATGCCGACGAATCGTGGATGACCCCGCGCACGCGCTTCGTCATCAACGCCGACGGCTCCACGGGTCTGAGCGCCAGCGGAGAGGACCTGGTCAACTGGGACATTGCCAAGAAGACCATCCGTGCCTACGCCAATGCCACCAAGGACGGGATCGCCGACAAGGCGGACTCGCCCTACATCCGTGACGTCACTGCGATCACCACCGCGAAGGCCCCGCAGATCGCAGATGCGTGCAGATCAGCCTTGGCGGCGGGCAAGAAGCCGGCAGCGGTCTTCGACGCCGACGACACGACCTTGTGGACCTACGACATGGAGGACGCCTCCATGCACTTCGCCTTCACCGCCGCCAAACAGCAGGCGTGGTTCGACGCCAATGAGATGCCCGCGACGCCCGGCATGGTCGACCTGGTCAAGCAGGTGAAGCAGGCGGGGTGCGAGATCATTGGCCTGACCGGGCGCAACGACGCCCAGAAGGCGTACACGGTGGCGAACCTCGAACATGCCGGGTACGTCAATGCTGACGGCTCGCCGATCTTCACCGCGGACAAGTACTTCACCAAGTTCCTCAAGATGGCGCCCATGCCGGAGTACTTGGTGCGCCAAGGACGCTGCGACATTGCTGCCAACAAGTGCACGACGGTCCAGTTCAAGGCGGGCACCCGTCAGCACATCCAGGAAGATCTGGGCTACACGATCGTCGGCAATTTCGGCGACCAGTGGTCCGACCTGCAGGGCGGGCAGGCGGATGCGTGGGTGAAGCTGCCCAACTCGAGTTACTACCTGCCCAGCCCTGACCTGCCCGACTGGGGGGAGGCGGACACCGCAGCCGGAATGGCTCCGTCCACATACGAGTGGGAGGTCCAGCCCGACGGCTCCTCCGGTGCGCGGGTCGGCGTCACCGACGCCCAGGTGCCGAACATGGACATCGTCAAGGCAAGTATCCGCACCTACTACGCCGCAACCATGGACGAGGAGCTGGGCCAGTACGTGTCCAACAAGACCGATTCTCCCTACATCAGGGAGCTGCTGGCCATCACCGGCAAGGCGAAGACCGAGGTCGTGGCCAATTGCAAGGCGGCCGTTGCTCGCGGCGAGAGGCCTGCGATCACGCTGGACGCTGACGACACGACCCTGTGGACCTACGACATGGAGGAATGGCTGGAGTTCAACTTCAGCGCCGCCAAGCAGACCGAATACCTCAAGACCGACTACCACGCTCTGCCGGCGACGCCCGGCATGGTCGACCTGGTCACGGCCGCCAAGGGTGCGGGTTGTGAAATCATCGGCCTGACCGGCCGCAGCGACGACCTGAAGGAGGTCACGCAGAGGAACCTGGTCGAGGTCGGCTACCCGGCGATCGACCCGTCCCTGTACTTCACGAAGAAGTCGTCAAAGGCCGCCGAGTTGCCCGCGTGGGTGAGTTGTGCGGGTGAGAAATGCTCGACTGTCGAGTTCAAGTCCTCCGTGCGCAAGCACATCGAGAAGGACTTGGGGTACCGCATCGTCGGCAATTTCGGTGACCAGTACTCCGACCTGATCGGCGGGTACTCGGATGTGGCGTACAAGCTGCCGAACCCGACGTACTACCTGCCGTGA